A single Tenacibaculum sp. 190524A02b DNA region contains:
- the yidD gene encoding membrane protein insertion efficiency factor YidD — translation MKKILTYPFILLVRFYQTAISPFTPASCRYTPTCSHYTIEALQKHGLFSGGWLALKRIFSCHPWGGSGYDPVPEKETKANKE, via the coding sequence TTGAAAAAAATACTAACATATCCATTCATTTTATTAGTTCGTTTTTATCAAACAGCTATTTCTCCATTTACACCAGCTAGTTGTAGATATACACCTACTTGTTCACATTATACAATAGAAGCGCTACAAAAGCATGGGCTTTTTTCTGGTGGATGGTTAGCTCTAAAAAGAATTTTTAGCTGTCACCCTTGGGGAGGAAGTGGTTATGATCCAGTACCAGAAAAAGAAACAAAAGCAAATAAAGAATAA
- the lgt gene encoding prolipoprotein diacylglyceryl transferase yields MTYLSVVWDIDPEIFKIGGFGVRWYSLMFVIAFILGLRLMKKIYIEDKISIEKLDPLFMYVFISMLVGMRLGDVFFYSWDYYQNHLLEIVLPIKKQEGATALFGMLKGWKFTGFTGFASHGAAIAIPIALFFYAKKHLQKPWLFILDRLGIMVALAGFFIRMGNFFNSEIYGKHTGSSFGVIFKRAGERLPSHPTQLYEAFSYLALFFVLWHLYWKTDKKQQSGYLFGVFMVVLWSLRFFIEFVKKAQVEGREDWVFNSLNTGQVLSIPLVLIGLWLMFRKTKTV; encoded by the coding sequence ATGACTTATTTATCTGTGGTTTGGGATATTGATCCTGAAATATTTAAAATAGGAGGTTTCGGTGTTAGGTGGTATAGCTTAATGTTTGTAATAGCTTTTATTTTAGGATTACGCCTAATGAAGAAAATTTATATTGAAGATAAAATTTCAATTGAAAAATTAGACCCATTATTCATGTACGTTTTTATATCTATGTTAGTAGGAATGCGTTTGGGTGATGTATTCTTCTATAGTTGGGATTACTATCAAAACCATTTATTAGAAATAGTTTTGCCTATTAAAAAGCAAGAAGGAGCAACCGCTTTATTTGGTATGCTAAAAGGTTGGAAGTTTACTGGGTTTACTGGTTTTGCAAGCCATGGAGCAGCCATAGCTATTCCAATTGCACTATTTTTCTATGCAAAAAAACATTTGCAAAAGCCATGGTTGTTTATTTTAGATAGGTTAGGTATTATGGTTGCCTTGGCTGGTTTTTTTATTAGAATGGGTAATTTTTTTAATTCAGAAATTTACGGAAAACATACAGGTAGTAGTTTTGGTGTTATTTTTAAAAGAGCAGGAGAGAGGTTGCCTTCTCATCCTACGCAGTTATATGAAGCATTTAGTTACTTAGCCTTATTTTTTGTGCTTTGGCATTTATATTGGAAAACAGATAAGAAACAACAATCAGGATATTTATTTGGAGTGTTTATGGTAGTTTTATGGTCTTTAAGATTCTTTATTGAGTTTGTAAAGAAAGCTCAAGTTGAAGGAAGAGAAGACTGGGTGTTTAACTCTTTAAATACGGGACAAGTTCTAAGTATTCCGTTAGTTTTAATTGGACTTTGGTTAATGTTTAGAAAAACAAAAACAGTTTAA
- the cysS gene encoding cysteine--tRNA ligase: MELYKNNQLKIYNSLSKSKELFKPVTEGRVGMYVCGPTVYSNVHLGNVRTFMSFDMVFRYLLHLGYKVRYVRNITDAGHLENDADEGEDRIAKKARLEEIEPMEVVQRYTVDFHTVTAKYNFLPPSIEPTATGHIVEQIEMIKQIMEKGFAYEVNGSVYFDVLKYNEDNNYGILSGRTIEDAIHNTRALDGQSDKKNPQDFALWKKADDRHIMRWPSPWSDGFPGWHLECSVMSSKYLGEQIDIHGGGMDLKFPHHECEIAQSHSCSGVQPVNYWMHANMLLLNGQKMAKSTGNYVLPNEILTGENDVLPKAFNVGVVRFFIMQAHYRSILDFSGDALLASEKGYNKLMEAVKIVKSIATGKTTDFDVQAWKQKCYDAMNDDFNTPILIAHLFEAVKFINLLNDKKAQITEADLTVLKNTLDVFVFDILGLLDDAKEQSSDKIEGVVELLIKLRKEARENKDWALSDQIRDELIALGIQLKDGREGTTFTIN, encoded by the coding sequence ATGGAATTATACAAAAACAATCAACTTAAAATATATAACTCACTATCCAAAAGTAAAGAACTTTTTAAACCAGTAACCGAAGGTAGAGTAGGGATGTACGTTTGTGGTCCAACGGTGTATAGTAATGTTCATTTAGGTAATGTTAGAACCTTTATGTCTTTTGACATGGTGTTTCGTTACTTACTACATTTAGGATATAAAGTTCGCTATGTTAGAAATATTACGGATGCAGGCCATTTAGAAAATGATGCAGATGAAGGTGAAGATAGAATAGCAAAGAAAGCTCGTTTGGAAGAAATTGAGCCAATGGAAGTGGTACAACGTTACACAGTAGACTTTCATACAGTAACAGCAAAATATAATTTCTTGCCACCAAGTATAGAGCCAACAGCAACTGGGCATATTGTAGAGCAGATTGAAATGATAAAACAAATCATGGAAAAAGGTTTTGCATATGAAGTAAACGGCTCTGTGTATTTTGATGTTTTAAAGTACAATGAAGATAATAATTACGGTATTTTGTCAGGACGCACTATAGAAGATGCCATTCATAATACAAGAGCATTAGATGGTCAATCGGACAAGAAAAATCCTCAAGATTTTGCTTTATGGAAAAAAGCAGATGATCGTCATATTATGCGCTGGCCTTCTCCTTGGAGTGATGGCTTTCCAGGTTGGCATTTAGAGTGTTCTGTAATGAGCTCAAAGTACTTAGGAGAACAAATAGATATTCATGGTGGAGGAATGGATTTAAAATTCCCGCATCATGAGTGTGAAATAGCTCAATCACATTCTTGTTCAGGAGTACAGCCAGTAAATTATTGGATGCATGCCAATATGTTGTTGCTTAATGGACAAAAAATGGCAAAATCTACAGGGAACTATGTGTTGCCAAATGAAATTTTAACTGGAGAAAACGATGTGTTACCAAAAGCGTTTAATGTTGGTGTTGTTCGTTTCTTTATTATGCAAGCACACTATCGTAGTATTTTAGATTTTTCAGGAGATGCTTTATTGGCTTCGGAAAAAGGCTATAATAAATTAATGGAAGCAGTGAAAATTGTAAAATCAATAGCTACAGGTAAAACTACAGATTTTGACGTACAAGCATGGAAACAGAAATGTTACGATGCGATGAATGACGATTTTAATACACCAATATTAATTGCACATTTATTTGAAGCAGTTAAGTTTATTAATTTATTAAATGATAAAAAAGCGCAAATAACAGAAGCAGACTTAACGGTGTTAAAAAACACCTTGGATGTTTTTGTGTTTGATATTTTAGGATTGTTGGATGATGCTAAAGAACAAAGCTCAGACAAGATTGAAGGAGTTGTAGAGTTGTTAATTAAGTTACGTAAAGAAGCAAGAGAAAATAAAGATTGGGCATTATCTGATCAGATTAGAGACGAGCTAATAGCTTTAGGAATTCAATTGAAAGACGGTAGAGAAGGTACAACGTTCACTATTAATTAA
- a CDS encoding serine hydrolase domain-containing protein encodes MLRPIHSFQKKLKHLTIQYLTFILLTSSFYTKAQYLDIDTTKINKTLLSLHKKNDFSGTVIIKQKDKILYQNHFGYSDIKNKTSFNYNTKFQIASLSKQFTSFGILILEQENLLTTNDFVSKHIPDFPFPTIQIKHLMSHTSGLPNFVKTMWKDLDTTKVNGNAIMLSMLKSNKYPLQWEPGTKFEYSDIGYCLLAIIIENVSGVDFKTFMKQKLFTPSGMYNTNAEFVTDTRSLNYKELAKGYELNKTSNQLLIANQLPSNNYVYWLGGFYGDGSVISTAKDLLKWDKALYQNTVISKKSLQKAMTPFTLNNGLLSKAWGTNYGLGWFLYKSPVFGIIQTHSGEQPGYRSRLVRAPEKQLTIVILSNISNPNFNQINILKILEEQL; translated from the coding sequence ATGCTACGACCTATTCATAGTTTTCAAAAAAAACTTAAACATTTAACTATCCAATATCTAACTTTTATTCTTTTAACATCTTCTTTCTATACTAAAGCTCAATATTTAGACATTGACACAACCAAAATAAACAAAACATTACTTAGTCTACATAAAAAAAATGATTTTAGTGGAACAGTTATTATAAAACAAAAAGACAAAATCTTATACCAAAATCATTTTGGATATAGTGATATTAAAAATAAAACTTCATTTAATTACAACACCAAATTTCAAATAGCCTCCTTATCTAAACAATTTACCAGTTTTGGTATTTTAATTTTAGAACAAGAGAACTTATTGACTACAAATGATTTTGTTTCTAAACATATTCCTGACTTTCCTTTTCCTACTATCCAAATTAAGCATTTAATGTCGCATACTTCTGGATTACCAAATTTTGTTAAAACCATGTGGAAAGATTTAGATACTACCAAAGTTAATGGCAATGCCATTATGCTCTCTATGTTAAAATCTAACAAATATCCTTTACAATGGGAACCTGGTACTAAATTCGAATACAGTGACATTGGTTATTGCTTGTTAGCTATTATAATTGAAAATGTTAGTGGCGTTGATTTTAAAACCTTTATGAAACAAAAACTATTTACTCCTTCTGGTATGTACAATACTAATGCTGAATTTGTAACAGACACTCGTTCATTAAATTATAAAGAATTAGCTAAGGGATATGAATTAAATAAAACTTCTAATCAACTATTAATAGCTAACCAATTACCTTCTAATAATTATGTTTATTGGTTAGGTGGTTTTTATGGTGATGGTTCTGTAATATCTACCGCAAAAGATCTTTTAAAATGGGATAAAGCATTATACCAAAATACAGTTATTTCTAAAAAAAGTTTACAAAAAGCAATGACTCCTTTTACTTTAAATAACGGTCTACTTTCTAAAGCTTGGGGTACAAATTACGGGTTGGGTTGGTTTTTGTACAAATCGCCAGTTTTTGGTATTATACAAACACATTCAGGTGAACAACCTGGTTATAGAAGTAGACTTGTTAGAGCTCCAGAAAAACAACTTACTATTGTAATTCTCTCAAATATTTCAAATCCAAACTTTAATCAAATTAATATTTTAAAAATATTAGAAGAGCAATTATAA
- a CDS encoding SDR family oxidoreductase: protein MKKIIVFGATGSVGKLVVQQLLEKGYEVTAFCRSSVKLAAVRNKNLKIVVGDVLTIEDVNKALKNQEVVIVTLGAGKNRKSKVRSQGTKNILEGMKNNNLKRIICQTTLGAGASTHNLNFFWKRIMFGWFLKQVFLDHELQEYYVQNSGLEWTIARPSAFIDNEEIKSYQHGFSPLIKTLKLKISRANVADFLIKQIENKNYLYKTPGVSY from the coding sequence ATGAAAAAAATAATCGTTTTTGGAGCCACAGGAAGTGTTGGTAAATTAGTAGTTCAACAGTTATTAGAAAAAGGATATGAAGTAACGGCATTTTGTAGAAGTAGCGTAAAATTAGCTGCGGTTAGAAATAAAAACTTGAAGATTGTGGTTGGAGATGTTTTAACTATTGAAGATGTAAATAAAGCATTAAAAAATCAAGAAGTAGTAATTGTTACCTTAGGTGCTGGAAAAAATAGAAAAAGTAAAGTTCGCTCTCAAGGAACAAAAAATATTCTTGAAGGAATGAAAAATAATAACCTTAAAAGAATTATTTGTCAAACAACATTAGGAGCTGGGGCTAGTACACATAACCTTAACTTTTTTTGGAAACGTATAATGTTTGGATGGTTTTTAAAGCAGGTGTTTTTAGATCATGAATTACAAGAATATTATGTACAGAATAGCGGCCTAGAGTGGACAATTGCACGTCCCAGTGCATTTATTGATAATGAAGAAATAAAAAGTTACCAACATGGTTTTAGCCCATTGATTAAAACATTAAAATTAAAAATTTCAAGAGCAAATGTAGCTGACTTTTTAATAAAGCAAATAGAAAACAAAAACTATTTATATAAAACACCAGGAGTGTCTTATTAA
- a CDS encoding helix-turn-helix domain-containing protein, which translates to MIQVNYKIPEDLAPYINCIMIGESFKKEVETSIPLYADGYPGIMFQQAENGFYLLPKRKKLSELFLYGQTIQPISLNTTGVYQYIVIQLYPFASKYLLDVNPKLLNDDCYDLLQIDYLDVNSFKAQLVLNNDQDKKLHIIYELIRMLIRVNKQARNNSIERAIKFILEKNGRVKIKDVLNQVYMTERTLERHFKTSVGLTPKQFAKIIQFQTSLNKLTKEKYNSLIAIGIDSGFSDQSHFIRTFKSYTGKTPSYYLKHYI; encoded by the coding sequence TTGATACAAGTAAATTATAAAATACCAGAAGATTTAGCTCCTTATATTAATTGTATTATGATAGGAGAAAGTTTTAAAAAAGAGGTAGAAACATCTATTCCTTTGTATGCAGATGGTTATCCTGGGATTATGTTTCAACAAGCAGAAAATGGTTTTTACTTATTACCAAAAAGAAAAAAGTTATCAGAGTTATTCTTGTATGGTCAAACTATTCAACCAATTTCATTAAATACTACAGGTGTCTATCAATATATAGTAATACAGTTGTATCCATTTGCTTCTAAATATTTACTAGATGTAAACCCTAAACTATTAAATGATGATTGCTATGATTTGTTGCAGATAGACTATTTAGATGTAAACTCTTTTAAGGCACAATTGGTTTTGAATAATGACCAAGATAAAAAGTTACATATAATTTATGAGTTAATTAGAATGCTTATAAGAGTTAATAAACAAGCGAGGAATAATAGTATTGAAAGGGCAATAAAATTTATTTTAGAAAAGAATGGAAGAGTAAAAATTAAAGATGTTTTAAATCAAGTATATATGACTGAACGTACTTTAGAACGACACTTTAAAACAAGCGTAGGATTAACTCCAAAACAATTTGCTAAAATTATTCAGTTTCAAACTTCACTGAATAAGCTAACAAAAGAAAAATACAACTCTCTAATAGCTATAGGAATAGATAGTGGTTTTTCAGATCAATCTCACTTTATAAGGACTTTTAAGAGCTATACGGGAAAAACGCCTTCTTATTACCTAAAGCATTATATTTAA